From a single Flavobacteriales bacterium genomic region:
- the smpB gene encoding SsrA-binding protein SmpB: MASPKIDVKNRKAGFEYHLLDTYECGVILMGSEIKSIRAGGASISEAFCAFLGNELVIRNMQINQYGTNIHFVHEPKRDRKLLLHAAELAKLKKKLKDVGMTIIPTRLFIAPNGIAKIEIALAKGKKMFDKRESLKAKDLQRDMERD, encoded by the coding sequence ATGGCCAGTCCTAAGATCGACGTAAAGAACCGTAAAGCGGGTTTCGAGTATCACTTGCTCGATACGTATGAGTGCGGCGTCATTTTGATGGGCTCTGAGATAAAGAGCATTCGGGCAGGAGGTGCCAGTATCAGCGAGGCGTTCTGTGCGTTCTTGGGGAACGAATTGGTTATCCGGAACATGCAGATAAATCAATATGGCACCAACATACATTTCGTACACGAGCCTAAGCGCGATCGCAAATTGCTTTTGCATGCCGCGGAATTGGCGAAGTTGAAAAAGAAGCTTAAGGATGTGGGTATGACGATCATCCCTACCCGACTTTTCATTGCTCCTAACGGCATTGCCAAAATTGAGATCGCATTGGCGAAGGGCAAGAAAATGTTCGACAAGCGCGAGAGTTTAAAGGCCAAGGACCTACAACGCGATATGGAACGCGATTGA
- a CDS encoding hydroxymethylglutaryl-CoA lyase has protein sequence MEKVKLIECPRDAMQGIHEFIPTDVKVDYLNGLLKVGFDTIDIGSFVSPKAIPQMADTAEVLERVDLENSKSKLLVIVANERGAEDAAKQERVNYLGYPFSISETFQQRNTNTSIEGSWVRTAAIAEIARKANKELIVYISMAFGNPYGDQWDAEIAIHWTDRLVNELGVRIIALSDTVGIASPDAIHAMFTSLIPELPLVEFGAHLHARLDNWKPKVDAAWNAGCRRFDGALKGYGGCPMADDDLVGNLAMELFVGDLESRGVITGLDLDLLARSVEKAGRVFPA, from the coding sequence ATGGAAAAAGTAAAACTGATCGAATGCCCTCGGGATGCCATGCAAGGCATCCACGAATTCATTCCCACAGATGTGAAAGTGGACTATTTGAACGGCTTATTGAAGGTGGGATTCGATACGATCGACATAGGTAGTTTCGTAAGTCCCAAGGCGATCCCGCAGATGGCCGATACCGCGGAAGTGTTGGAACGGGTCGATCTGGAGAATTCCAAAAGCAAATTGCTCGTGATCGTTGCTAATGAACGTGGAGCAGAGGATGCTGCGAAGCAAGAGCGAGTAAATTATCTGGGTTATCCGTTCAGCATCAGTGAGACTTTCCAACAGCGCAATACCAATACCAGCATCGAAGGTTCTTGGGTTCGAACGGCTGCCATAGCGGAAATAGCGCGCAAGGCCAATAAGGAGTTGATAGTCTACATCAGCATGGCGTTCGGAAATCCGTATGGGGATCAATGGGATGCTGAGATCGCAATTCACTGGACCGATCGTTTGGTGAATGAGCTAGGGGTTCGAATAATAGCATTGAGCGATACGGTAGGCATTGCAAGCCCGGATGCCATTCACGCAATGTTCACCTCATTGATCCCGGAACTACCGCTGGTTGAATTCGGAGCTCACCTTCACGCACGCTTAGATAACTGGAAACCGAAAGTGGACGCTGCGTGGAATGCCGGATGCCGACGGTTTGATGGTGCTCTGAAAGGATATGGTGGATGCCCAATGGCCGATGATGACCTTGTAGGGAATCTCGCAATGGAACTGTTCGTGGGTGACCTGGAAAGCCGCGGAGTCATTACCGGACTGGACCTCGATCTATTGGCACGGTCGGTCGAAAAAGCGGGTAGGGTGTTCCCAGCATGA
- a CDS encoding metallophosphoesterase, with the protein MSPQAVRNFGIFLVVLFLIDLYAYRGVNTALGNHSVTIRRMVRFIYWAISLGMFAMLVWTMFSFSNVRRDHSYLFSLVALFLLFFLPKLVIVIFQALDDLLNVGLLGISKLTPGPVLSKGESIGRVRFLSQLGLIVATVPFAGVLYGVTKGRRTFNVSHVPIRSKNLPSAFAGVKIVQISDMHLGSYGNDLSMVRNGVELINEQHPDLIIFTGDLVNDYATEAEPFIEAIGELKARIGKFSILGNHDYSDYTNWESAEAKAANLDRLKMIHKEMGFRLMLDENLPLEMQGEQIGLLGVQNWGKSFQKYGDLGKTIKGSEHYPFRILLSHDPTHWDAQVMGTGIDLMLSGHTHGAQLGVKIGSKTYSPAQWVYKQWAGLYSEGDQKLYVNRGFGFIGFPGRVGMPPEITVLELQKG; encoded by the coding sequence ATGTCCCCACAAGCGGTTCGCAATTTCGGTATTTTTTTGGTGGTATTGTTCTTGATCGATCTCTATGCATACCGGGGTGTAAATACTGCTTTGGGCAATCACTCGGTCACGATCCGACGGATGGTTCGGTTCATTTATTGGGCGATATCGCTTGGCATGTTCGCTATGCTGGTGTGGACCATGTTCAGCTTCAGCAACGTTCGTCGGGATCATAGCTACTTATTCTCATTGGTGGCGCTTTTCCTGCTTTTCTTTCTACCCAAGTTGGTCATTGTGATCTTCCAAGCGTTGGATGACCTGCTTAATGTGGGACTCTTGGGCATATCAAAATTGACGCCCGGACCGGTCCTATCAAAAGGAGAATCGATCGGGCGGGTGCGCTTTTTGAGCCAATTGGGATTGATCGTGGCAACGGTTCCATTCGCAGGTGTTCTTTATGGCGTAACCAAGGGAAGAAGGACGTTCAATGTCTCTCACGTGCCTATCCGGTCCAAAAACCTTCCATCAGCGTTCGCCGGTGTTAAGATCGTGCAGATCAGTGACATGCATTTGGGTAGCTACGGTAATGATCTTTCAATGGTCCGCAATGGTGTGGAATTGATCAATGAACAACATCCGGATCTGATCATTTTCACTGGTGATCTGGTAAATGATTATGCAACGGAAGCTGAACCGTTCATTGAGGCGATCGGTGAATTGAAAGCACGGATCGGGAAATTCTCCATTCTAGGGAACCATGACTACAGCGATTACACCAACTGGGAAAGCGCAGAGGCCAAGGCTGCCAATTTGGATCGGTTGAAAATGATCCATAAGGAAATGGGTTTCCGGTTAATGCTTGACGAGAACCTTCCATTGGAAATGCAGGGTGAACAGATCGGCTTGCTTGGGGTACAGAATTGGGGTAAGAGTTTTCAGAAATACGGTGATCTGGGCAAAACCATCAAGGGGTCTGAACATTATCCGTTCCGCATATTATTAAGCCACGATCCCACCCACTGGGATGCTCAAGTAATGGGAACTGGTATAGACCTGATGCTGAGCGGCCATACGCATGGAGCGCAATTGGGGGTTAAGATCGGGTCCAAGACCTATAGTCCTGCGCAATGGGTCTACAAGCAATGGGCAGGGCTTTATTCGGAAGGAGATCAGAAACTCTACGTGAACCGAGGGTTCGGTTTTATCGGCTTCCCGGGTCGCGTGGGTATGCCACCGGAGATCACTGTTCTAGAGCTACAGAAAGGCTGA
- a CDS encoding ZIP family metal transporter — MRTIIEYFESIDPVLAAFLATMFTWLVTAAGASIVFFFKTLSRRWLDGMLGFTGGVMIAASFWSLLAPSIEISERLGMIKWLPPAIGFAAGAMFLFVLDKYVPHLHINFDPKNSEGPKTEWRSTTLLILAITLHNIPEGLAVGVLFGGVAAGMPEATIGGAVALAIGIGLQNFPEGIAVSMPLRRLGVSRRRSFWYGQLSAIVEPIAGVIGALAVIWMQPVLPYALAFAAGAMIYVVVEEVIPETQQDNYTDVATLGFIGGFLVMMILDVALG; from the coding sequence ATGAGAACGATCATTGAATATTTTGAGAGCATCGATCCGGTATTAGCTGCGTTCCTAGCTACCATGTTCACTTGGTTGGTCACGGCAGCTGGTGCCTCGATCGTTTTCTTCTTCAAGACCCTGAGCCGCAGGTGGCTCGATGGTATGCTCGGCTTTACCGGAGGCGTGATGATCGCAGCCAGCTTCTGGAGCTTGTTGGCACCTAGCATTGAGATCAGTGAGCGCCTAGGCATGATCAAGTGGCTTCCACCGGCCATCGGATTTGCAGCAGGTGCCATGTTCCTGTTCGTGTTGGATAAATATGTGCCCCATCTACATATCAACTTCGATCCGAAGAACAGCGAAGGCCCGAAAACGGAATGGCGTAGCACTACCCTATTGATATTGGCAATAACCCTACACAACATTCCGGAAGGTCTGGCTGTTGGCGTGTTGTTCGGTGGCGTAGCGGCGGGAATGCCAGAAGCGACAATTGGTGGTGCGGTGGCGCTAGCGATTGGTATCGGGCTCCAGAATTTTCCTGAGGGAATTGCCGTGAGCATGCCGTTACGCCGATTAGGTGTAAGCCGGAGGAGAAGCTTCTGGTACGGCCAGCTCAGCGCGATCGTAGAGCCGATAGCCGGTGTGATCGGCGCGTTGGCCGTGATCTGGATGCAGCCCGTTCTCCCCTATGCGTTGGCCTTTGCCGCAGGTGCCATGATCTATGTGGTCGTAGAAGAAGTGATCCCGGAAACACAGCAGGACAACTACACGGATGTTGCAACACTTGGTTTCATCGGAGGCTTTCTGGTGATGATGATCCTGGATGTGGCTTTGGGTTGA
- a CDS encoding glycosyltransferase family 39 protein, with amino-acid sequence MHWREHIARYGTAAFPGAGWVRWTFICLFVVAAILRFWNYTSIPYTHDEISALVRIYPSLTETVQHGVMDLDTHPPGVQVFEWVWTGLFGMEEHVVKLPFTLLALIALFFLFRFVQAWTTSSVALVLLALLATLQYTVMYAQIARPYAIGFFTTAILADQLTRYLANGRVSALIGIGVAALLSAYTHHFSMLLAMLMVVSGFLLIRNEQRKHYLIVCGIAIIGYLPNIPIFLHQLGQGGLSEWLAVPDRNWILDYAWWVAHCSMAFALVLIALIITAIGRGTRIRYVKGPLNWVLAFWGIMPLAIGLAYSIWHAPVIQYSLVLFSFPYMMLLLLQGLGNLNKWITIALCALLATVSTVTLIKERHHFDLFYASKYEAIVQGVITAHENDQLAIVDAPNEVIAFYERLWNIDPKAMPHVQMRMDPERPQLDSLLRNPSVNTVFYGFSNGAPSEQLARIQYYFPSMVERHDYMEGQTFLFQRSRPSDQGTLNDRNFRTSIHPGQAIPDDRNMIRGYKWQINSDVPVAYDEESLPFWDLTDREYGILIELSGHWLNSVRDDELEVILEMDSVDGDSDVAVAFEFVRDDSTVFYRTGELKSMLPINGRVPLVVVGSIRNAGPGTSVVARAYVHNRTKGPIRVRGMEVYRRDANPVQYGMVEPIRILGNR; translated from the coding sequence ATGCACTGGCGGGAGCACATCGCAAGGTACGGAACCGCTGCCTTTCCCGGTGCCGGTTGGGTGCGTTGGACATTCATTTGTCTTTTCGTTGTTGCGGCAATACTCCGCTTCTGGAATTACACGAGCATACCGTACACGCATGATGAGATCAGTGCGTTGGTGCGCATTTATCCTTCGCTGACCGAAACCGTGCAACACGGTGTTATGGACCTGGATACCCATCCACCGGGTGTGCAGGTCTTCGAATGGGTCTGGACAGGACTTTTCGGGATGGAGGAGCATGTTGTGAAACTTCCGTTCACCCTACTAGCACTAATAGCTCTGTTCTTTCTTTTTCGGTTTGTGCAAGCATGGACAACGTCCTCTGTCGCCTTGGTCTTATTGGCCCTTCTTGCCACACTTCAATATACCGTGATGTATGCCCAGATCGCACGCCCTTATGCGATCGGATTCTTCACCACCGCAATACTGGCAGACCAATTGACCCGGTATTTGGCCAATGGCCGTGTTAGCGCGTTGATCGGTATTGGTGTTGCTGCGTTGCTTAGTGCATACACGCATCACTTCTCAATGCTGCTCGCTATGCTGATGGTGGTTTCCGGTTTTTTATTGATCCGGAACGAACAACGAAAGCACTATTTGATCGTGTGTGGCATCGCGATCATCGGATACCTGCCCAACATCCCCATATTTCTGCATCAGCTTGGGCAAGGCGGTCTCAGTGAATGGCTTGCTGTACCTGATCGGAACTGGATCTTGGACTATGCATGGTGGGTAGCCCATTGCTCCATGGCATTCGCCTTGGTTTTGATCGCGCTCATCATAACAGCGATCGGACGTGGAACACGGATCAGATACGTTAAAGGTCCTCTGAATTGGGTACTAGCATTTTGGGGCATCATGCCGTTGGCGATCGGGTTAGCATATAGCATTTGGCATGCGCCAGTTATACAGTATTCGTTGGTTCTTTTCAGTTTTCCGTACATGATGCTTTTGCTTTTACAGGGACTTGGCAACTTGAACAAGTGGATCACCATTGCGCTCTGCGCCCTACTAGCAACCGTTTCCACAGTAACGTTGATCAAGGAACGGCATCACTTCGACCTGTTCTATGCTTCGAAATATGAAGCCATCGTACAAGGCGTAATAACCGCACACGAGAACGACCAACTCGCCATTGTTGATGCACCGAATGAAGTGATCGCGTTCTATGAGAGGCTTTGGAACATTGATCCAAAAGCGATGCCCCACGTTCAGATGCGAATGGACCCGGAGCGACCACAGTTGGACAGCCTTCTTCGCAACCCCAGCGTAAATACCGTGTTCTACGGTTTCAGCAATGGCGCACCTTCAGAGCAGTTAGCACGGATCCAGTATTATTTCCCGAGCATGGTTGAACGCCATGACTACATGGAAGGACAAACCTTTCTGTTCCAACGATCAAGACCATCCGATCAAGGAACTTTGAATGATCGTAATTTCCGTACATCCATTCATCCCGGCCAAGCTATTCCTGATGATCGCAACATGATACGAGGCTATAAGTGGCAGATCAATTCAGATGTTCCAGTGGCTTACGATGAGGAGTCCTTACCGTTTTGGGATCTCACCGATCGCGAATACGGCATTCTGATCGAGTTAAGTGGCCATTGGCTCAACAGTGTGCGTGATGATGAGCTCGAAGTGATACTGGAAATGGATAGTGTGGATGGCGACAGCGATGTTGCCGTGGCCTTCGAATTTGTGCGGGACGACAGCACCGTATTTTACAGAACTGGCGAACTGAAGTCAATGCTGCCGATCAATGGCCGGGTACCACTTGTAGTTGTAGGGTCCATTAGGAACGCTGGCCCCGGAACATCGGTAGTTGCGCGTGCCTATGTTCACAACCGTACGAAAGGCCCGATCCGGGTCCGCGGGATGGAGGTGTACCGTAGAGATGCGAACCCTGTGCAGTATGGAATGGTGGAACCGATCCGGATATTGGGGAATCGCTGA
- a CDS encoding quinone-dependent dihydroorotate dehydrogenase, whose protein sequence is MYRFIRPLLFQFSPERAHRLTFSLLEAVKLIPGALGLFGGKRPPANASLELMGLRFPGPVGLAAGMDKNAEHVDALGRIGFGFVEIGTVTPKAQPGNPEPRLFRLKPDRALINRMGFNNEGVEAAVARLKQRKPGIIVGGNIGKNKDTPNEEAINDYVICFKALYSVVDYFVVNVSSPNTPGLRALQEKGPLLEILSALKDQRIRISAPDDRLALSGVTEEKMPVRPILLKIAPDLTDEQLDDIVAVVKESGIEGVVATNTTISRNDLITPKADVEAMGAGGVSGSPVRTRSTEVVRYLRVRLPRPVVIIGVGGIDNAEAAMEKFEAGADLVQVYTGLVYEGPALLKQINKVYVKWKK, encoded by the coding sequence ATGTATCGCTTTATTCGACCATTACTATTTCAATTCTCCCCGGAGAGAGCTCACAGGCTTACGTTTTCATTGCTCGAAGCTGTTAAACTCATTCCCGGTGCATTAGGGCTTTTTGGCGGGAAGCGCCCTCCGGCGAATGCTTCACTTGAATTGATGGGGCTTCGGTTTCCGGGACCAGTTGGTCTGGCAGCAGGAATGGATAAGAATGCGGAACATGTGGATGCGTTAGGTCGCATCGGGTTCGGTTTTGTGGAGATCGGTACTGTTACACCGAAGGCGCAGCCCGGTAACCCAGAACCCCGCTTATTCAGATTGAAACCGGATAGGGCATTGATCAACCGTATGGGCTTCAATAATGAAGGTGTAGAAGCAGCGGTTGCGCGCTTGAAACAGCGCAAACCTGGCATTATTGTCGGAGGCAACATCGGTAAGAACAAGGACACACCTAACGAGGAAGCGATCAACGACTATGTGATCTGTTTCAAAGCGCTGTATTCAGTTGTGGACTATTTCGTAGTAAACGTGAGTAGTCCGAATACACCCGGTCTACGTGCGTTGCAGGAAAAAGGACCGTTGTTGGAGATCTTAAGCGCATTAAAAGATCAGAGGATCAGAATATCAGCCCCTGATGATCGCCTCGCGCTCTCTGGGGTGACTGAAGAGAAAATGCCCGTGCGTCCGATTTTATTGAAGATAGCACCGGATCTTACAGATGAGCAGTTGGATGATATTGTAGCCGTGGTGAAAGAAAGTGGTATTGAAGGAGTGGTAGCGACGAACACGACCATTTCTCGCAATGACCTTATTACCCCGAAAGCCGATGTGGAAGCCATGGGCGCAGGTGGTGTGAGTGGCTCTCCGGTACGGACACGATCCACTGAGGTTGTGCGCTATCTGCGTGTTCGACTTCCAAGACCGGTCGTGATCATTGGTGTTGGGGGCATCGATAATGCAGAAGCGGCCATGGAAAAGTTCGAAGCCGGTGCAGACCTCGTTCAGGTTTATACAGGGCTTGTTTATGAAGGCCCGGCATTGTTAAAGCAGATCAATAAGGTGTACGTGAAATGGAAAAAGTAA
- a CDS encoding DUF3078 domain-containing protein — protein sequence MTLLNVALAVGGIMNAQTDITDAALAARPIDTIPDGWTKSGVFNINLTQVNLTNWAAGGFNTVSGIAMFNGAANRKKGRTNWDNSLVLAFGGQQINNGDPVKTDDRIELNSKYGYALKPKWYLAGVFQFKTQFTEGFDADMNRISNFLAPGYTLLGVGAEYRPNDNFSVFLSPATARLVIMNDKKLFGGSTDPELRVYGVKNGSTTEFELGGYIRAMYKTKFSENFTFMTRGDLFSNYLRNPQNMDVTWETLWTLQINKWFAATFNTLLLYDHDTNLTKTDKDDIEYTGPGTQFKQTLGIGLTFNL from the coding sequence GTGACATTGCTAAACGTAGCCCTTGCGGTGGGTGGCATAATGAACGCACAGACCGATATTACGGATGCTGCACTTGCAGCCCGTCCTATTGATACCATTCCTGATGGATGGACCAAAAGTGGTGTCTTCAACATCAATCTGACCCAGGTCAATCTGACCAATTGGGCCGCAGGTGGGTTCAACACCGTAAGCGGTATTGCCATGTTCAATGGTGCTGCAAATCGCAAGAAAGGGCGTACCAATTGGGATAATAGCTTGGTGCTTGCTTTCGGCGGTCAGCAGATCAACAATGGCGACCCGGTTAAGACCGATGACCGTATTGAATTGAACTCCAAATACGGCTATGCCTTGAAACCCAAATGGTATTTGGCAGGCGTTTTCCAGTTCAAGACCCAATTCACCGAAGGTTTTGATGCCGATATGAACCGTATTTCCAATTTCTTGGCACCTGGTTATACATTGCTTGGTGTAGGTGCAGAGTATCGACCTAACGACAACTTCAGCGTGTTCCTATCGCCGGCCACGGCCCGCTTGGTCATTATGAACGACAAGAAATTGTTCGGAGGCAGTACGGATCCGGAACTACGCGTTTACGGCGTGAAGAATGGCAGCACCACGGAATTCGAGTTGGGTGGATACATCCGCGCCATGTACAAGACGAAGTTCTCTGAGAATTTCACCTTCATGACCCGCGGCGACCTTTTCAGCAACTACTTGCGTAACCCTCAGAACATGGATGTTACCTGGGAAACCTTGTGGACCCTACAGATCAACAAGTGGTTCGCAGCAACGTTTAATACGCTGTTGTTGTATGATCATGACACCAACTTGACCAAGACCGATAAGGATGATATCGAGTACACCGGTCCAGGAACGCAGTTCAAGCAAACGCTTGGAATCGGATTGACATTCAATCTTTGA
- a CDS encoding TonB-dependent receptor, which translates to MFRWLAILSVMTLQLGSFAQDISIRGRFVSKGSAVPYASVALKGSSQGTSSDMNGHFMIELELPGNYVLVATGLGFVRKEISFKATSDAMDLGDIELVGDINGLEEVVITGTMREVSRSDSPVSVEVITPALFRKNPSPSLFDAVGMVNGVRPQINCSVCNTGDIHINGMEGPYTMVLIDGMPIVSGLSTVYGLSGIPTSLVERVEIVKGPGSSLYGSEAMGGLVNVITKDPVLAPRAVVDLMATTYQEYNADIGLRFGQKKVSDLLGVSVFNYSVPVDHNNDGFTDVTLQERVSLFNKFTVRRPDSKVASIAVRYVHEDRWGGDMKWTPAFAGSDSLYGENIATRRWEVIGQYQLPVPGNLTAQLSANGHQQRSFYGTTPYDADQRVFFAQLYGSKRFGARHDALYGLAYRYTWYDDNTIGTARYEGEVRHNAPQILPLPGLFLQDEWSVTETHKLLLGYRVDHDRNHGLVQSPRIAYKWAPNGRWAVRANFGTGYRVVNLFTEEHAALTGSRQVLIEGDLLPERSLNGTLNIIRKWPGEKRFFGLDGSLFYTHFSNRILPDYTTDQDQIIYRNLNGHGTSRGASLNLEARIGNPLRVIAGATWMQVFTVQDGISSTQYFAPEWSGTITASYEFPKQWTADLTGQWYGPMRLPIQTNDFRPEYSPTYALINLQVTHKFNDRFECYGGVKNMLNFMPRDPLMRPSDPFDRNANDPSTNPNGYTFDTSYMYAPVQGARGFIGVRWALN; encoded by the coding sequence ATGTTTCGCTGGCTGGCTATTCTCTCGGTCATGACCTTGCAGTTGGGCTCTTTCGCACAGGATATTTCCATTCGTGGAAGATTCGTCTCTAAGGGAAGTGCCGTGCCATACGCCAGCGTTGCTCTGAAGGGCTCTTCTCAAGGGACATCTTCCGATATGAATGGCCATTTCATGATCGAACTGGAACTTCCGGGAAACTATGTTCTGGTTGCAACTGGGCTGGGCTTCGTGAGGAAGGAGATCTCCTTCAAGGCCACTTCTGATGCGATGGATCTTGGTGATATCGAACTCGTGGGGGATATCAACGGTCTCGAAGAAGTCGTCATTACAGGTACCATGCGTGAAGTTTCGCGCAGCGATAGTCCGGTTTCGGTTGAGGTGATCACTCCGGCCTTGTTCCGTAAAAACCCCAGCCCATCATTGTTCGATGCTGTTGGCATGGTGAACGGTGTGCGACCGCAGATCAATTGCAGCGTATGCAACACTGGAGATATCCACATCAACGGTATGGAGGGCCCATATACGATGGTGTTGATCGATGGTATGCCGATCGTAAGTGGGCTGAGCACCGTGTACGGCCTTAGCGGGATCCCGACCAGTTTGGTTGAGCGCGTCGAGATCGTTAAAGGTCCAGGTTCTTCTTTGTATGGTAGCGAGGCAATGGGTGGCTTGGTGAACGTGATCACGAAGGACCCGGTACTAGCACCACGCGCTGTTGTGGACCTTATGGCAACTACCTACCAAGAGTACAATGCGGATATTGGTTTGCGGTTTGGTCAAAAGAAGGTAAGCGATCTATTGGGTGTTAGCGTGTTCAATTACTCAGTTCCAGTGGATCACAATAACGACGGCTTTACCGATGTAACACTGCAAGAAAGGGTTTCCTTATTCAACAAATTCACCGTTCGTAGACCTGACAGTAAAGTGGCAAGTATTGCCGTTCGTTATGTGCACGAAGATCGGTGGGGCGGTGACATGAAGTGGACTCCGGCCTTTGCAGGTAGTGATAGTTTGTACGGCGAGAACATCGCCACACGCAGATGGGAAGTGATCGGTCAGTATCAACTCCCAGTACCCGGAAATTTGACCGCACAATTAAGTGCAAATGGACATCAGCAGCGATCCTTCTATGGAACTACACCGTACGATGCCGACCAACGCGTATTCTTCGCACAACTTTATGGTAGCAAGCGTTTCGGAGCACGACATGATGCCCTATACGGCTTGGCCTATCGTTACACATGGTATGATGACAACACTATAGGGACTGCTCGGTACGAAGGCGAAGTGAGACACAATGCACCACAGATCTTACCGCTCCCTGGCCTTTTCTTGCAAGATGAATGGAGCGTGACGGAAACCCACAAATTATTGCTCGGTTATCGTGTTGACCATGATCGGAATCATGGATTGGTGCAAAGCCCTCGCATTGCCTATAAATGGGCCCCAAATGGCCGCTGGGCTGTTCGCGCCAACTTCGGAACCGGCTATCGTGTGGTGAATTTGTTCACAGAGGAGCACGCAGCGCTTACCGGTTCACGCCAAGTATTGATAGAAGGCGATCTGTTGCCGGAGCGTTCATTGAACGGAACGCTGAATATCATACGAAAATGGCCTGGTGAAAAACGCTTCTTTGGTTTAGATGGGTCCTTGTTCTACACCCATTTCAGCAATCGCATTCTGCCGGATTACACTACTGATCAAGATCAGATCATATACCGGAACCTCAATGGTCATGGCACTTCGCGCGGTGCAAGTTTGAACCTCGAAGCACGCATCGGGAACCCATTGCGCGTTATTGCTGGTGCCACGTGGATGCAGGTCTTTACAGTACAAGACGGAATTAGTTCCACCCAATACTTTGCACCTGAATGGTCAGGAACCATCACAGCGAGCTATGAATTCCCAAAGCAATGGACCGCCGACCTGACCGGACAATGGTACGGACCCATGCGGTTACCGATCCAAACCAACGACTTTCGCCCGGAATACTCACCAACCTATGCATTGATCAACTTACAGGTGACGCACAAATTCAATGACCGTTTCGAATGTTATGGTGGTGTGAAGAACATGCTGAACTTCATGCCGAGGGATCCGTTGATGCGTCCATCCGATCCGTTCGATCGTAACGCGAACGACCCTAGTACAAACCCCAACGGATACACATTCGATACGAGCTATATGTACGCACCAGTGCAGGGTGCGCGCGGATTTATTGGGGTACGATGGGCGTTGAATTGA
- a CDS encoding metal-dependent transcriptional regulator: MLSRSEEDHIKAVHALLQKGQSASTTDVAERLGIKASSVTVMLKKLAEKGLMKHQPYHGVQLTAKGNVAALKLVRKHRLWETFLVERLGFGWDEVHVVAEQMEHVSSDKLTNSLDDYLGNPSFDPHGDPIPDRNGKVKSRTVKSLTECAIGDRVRIAAVKDPSDPLLNLLDQKGIGIGMVFQIEAQLAFDGSVELRSKQGPTYTLSALVADQLQVEPAKA; the protein is encoded by the coding sequence ATGTTGAGCCGTAGCGAAGAAGACCATATCAAAGCCGTGCATGCCTTGTTGCAAAAAGGACAAAGTGCAAGCACTACTGATGTTGCAGAGCGCCTTGGCATCAAGGCAAGTAGTGTTACCGTAATGTTGAAGAAGCTTGCTGAAAAGGGGCTGATGAAGCATCAACCGTACCATGGAGTGCAGCTAACAGCAAAAGGCAATGTGGCGGCATTGAAATTGGTACGTAAACATCGGCTATGGGAAACATTCTTGGTAGAGCGACTAGGATTCGGTTGGGATGAGGTACACGTAGTGGCCGAACAAATGGAACATGTGAGCAGCGATAAACTGACCAACAGTTTGGATGATTATTTGGGTAATCCGAGTTTCGATCCGCACGGCGACCCTATACCGGACCGTAATGGAAAAGTGAAAAGCCGGACCGTAAAGTCATTGACCGAATGCGCTATTGGTGATCGCGTTCGAATAGCTGCGGTTAAGGACCCGAGCGATCCTTTATTGAACTTATTGGACCAAAAAGGTATAGGGATCGGAATGGTCTTTCAAATAGAAGCGCAATTGGCCTTTGATGGGAGTGTGGAATTGCGGAGCAAACAAGGACCAACCTACACCTTGAGCGCATTGGTGGCCGATCAACTTCAAGTAGAGCCCGCCAAAGCGTAA